The following coding sequences lie in one Montipora foliosa isolate CH-2021 chromosome 11, ASM3666993v2, whole genome shotgun sequence genomic window:
- the LOC137974772 gene encoding uncharacterized protein, producing the protein MQTQSMQTSKQLIWCTDCKSSHTGHAGSGFTESDICHRLIISLIKCSNTNRTENIDFEKCLEKYAAAKWFHSGKVPVKKGKFKFPLVHWACVLGKYLILEYLVTEKGFDLSIKVGRHKEGPLHSMVRHLRTGLNAQIPADYILRNAFCNILDVFLRYMPEAFSEKDVKTHDTILHFLARRCNMDPCSRIYLKILLAKIKESSELSAQTKDEVLSAANKKGNTFLHLLVSDESSARTVTYLCDNFGSTAQRISKTWNNLHKTPRQIAVEKRCFAMLRALGAPAVVLNSLSRGSITWKEE; encoded by the exons ATGCAG ACCCAAAGTATGCAAACCAGTAAACAGCTGATTTGGTGTACTGATTGCAAGTCATCGCATACTGGACACGCTGGCTCAGGATTTACGGAATCAGATATATGCCATCGTCTGATTATTTCACTAATAAAGTGTTCAAACACCAACAGAACAGAGAACATCGATTTTGAGAAATGTCTTGAAAAGTATGCAGCAGCCAAGTGGTTTCACAGTGGAAAGGTTCCTGTCAAGaaaggcaaatttaaatttccCCTGGTACACTGGGCTTGTGTTCTCGGAAAATACTTAATTTTGGAATATCTTGTAACTGAGAAAGGATTTGATCTCTCTATAAAAGTAGGCAGACACAAGGAAGGTCCTCTACATTCTATGGTGCGGCATCTCAGAACTGGCTTGAATGCACAGATCCCTGCTGATTACATATTAAGAAATGCATTTTGCAACATATTAGATGTTTTCCTGAGGTACATGCCAGAGGCATTCAGTGAAAAAGATGTCAAGACGCATGATACAATACTGCATTTCTTGGCAAGGCGTTGTAACATGGATCCATGTTCTCGCATTTACCTAAAAATCCTCCTTGCAAAGATTAAGGAGAGTAGCGAACTCTCTGCTCAGACAAAAGATGAAGTATTATCTGCAGCGAACAAGAAAGGGAACACATTTCTTCATCTTCTGGTATCTGATGAGAGCTCTGCTAGGACTGTGACATATTTATGTGATAACTTTGGTTCCACGGCTCAGAGGATTTCCAAAACATGGAACAATTTGCACAAGACACCACGTCAGATCGCTGTCGAAAAAAGATGCTTTGCAATGCTTAGGGCTCTCGGAGCACCAGCTGTAGTTTTGAATAGTTTGTCCAGAGGCTCAATAACATGGAAAGAAGAATAA